The Pirellulales bacterium DNA window CATCCGGGCGGCAAGAGCGGTCCGTAAGCACAACCGGCAAGACAATTGCGCTCGGCTGAAGTTTTTACCTTACAGGCGTCGCAGCCAATGCCGATTGCAGGGGCTCATCAGTCGCCCACGGGAGGTAAAATCCTCACGGCCCCGGAAAGTGCCGGAAAGTGATAGAACAGCTGTTTCATTCGGAATCGAGATTCCCGAAAAGAGCGACTTATTGACGGTCACCGCTCGAATTCGTTTTCCTCAGCGCTACGGCCATTCCAGATGGCGTGGCGCAAAACCGAACGTGTGCTTCGTCTTAGCCTATGTTGCGCACACCTTGAAGAAAATTGGCGATTTTCAGCTGCCGGCGGGGTAAATTCCAGCCATTTTCTGTAGTGGATCGGGCCAGAGCGGCGTGTAGTGAAGACCTAGCCTCTTGATTCGCCGGCCTCCTCCTGGCCATCTTGTCAGGACCAAGGAGGAGGCGATGTTCCTTCGTCGCTACAGCCGAACAAAGGATGGCAAGAAGCACGTCTACTTCGCGCTCGTCGAGAGTGTCCGCACCGACCTCGGGCCACGACAGAATATCGTCGCCCACCTGGGTGAGCTGAATCATGACAGCGAGCGTCGATGGCAACGAACCGTCACCTTTTACAATCGGCAGGGCGATGCCAAACAACTTCGACTCTTTCCCGAGGATGACAGCATTCCTGTGCTTGCCGATCCCGACATCGTCCGCATTCGTCTGGGCTCGGTCAGCTGGAACAATGGGCGCCGCTTCGGAGACATCTGGTTGGCACGCTGGTTGTGGCAGTACGTGGGGCTCGACGTGATCGTCGCCCGTCATCTCCCGCAGGGGAAGGAGACCGTACCGCCTGCCGATGTTGTCGCCATCGAGGTGATTAATCGTCTGTGCCAGCCCTGCAGCGAATTTGCCTTGGCCGAGCACTGGTATGCCTCCACGGGCCTGGAAGATCTGCTGGGCGTTCCGGACAGCGAGGTCACCAAAGATCGTCTGTATCGAACTCTCGATCGATTGCGTCGGGCTCAGGAGCCCATCGAGAATGATCTCAAGGACAGCTTCGGCACTCTGTTCCAACTCGACTACGAACTGCTCCTGTACGACCTGACCAGCAGCTATTTCGAGGGGCTGGCCGAAGAGAACGACTTGGCGGCACGGGGCTATTCACGAGATCATCGCAGCGACTGCCCGCAAGTCGTGCTGGCGCTCGTGGTGACTCGCGAAGGCTTTCCACTGGCCCACTACACATTGCCCGGCAACAGCCAGGATGTGCAAACGGTCGAGAAGATCGTCAAGGCCATCGAACAGCGCTTCGGCAAAAGTCAACGTGTGTGGGTCATGGATCGCGGAATGATCAGCCAAGAGACCTTGGCGTTTCTCGGCAAATCGGGACGCCGTTATCTGCTGGCGACCAAACGCTCGGCCTTGGCCGCGTTTCAACAAGAACTGCGTTCGTCGGGGTGGCAGCGTCTCCCGGACCGCGAGGTTGACGTCAAACTCCTCAAGCGTCGCCGTGTGCACTATCTCCTGGCTCGAAGCGAGCCACGTCGCCAGAAGGAGCGCGCGATGCGGCGTCGGCAGCGACGCGGCTTGGCCCGGGATCTGAAAAAGCTGCAATCGCGAGTGGCCAAAGGGCGCCTGAAGAAACGTGACAAGATTGCCGAAGCGATCGGCAAACTCAAAGAACGCTACCCCAAAGCCAGGGGCTTCGTCGAGATCAGCATCAGCGACAATGGTCAA harbors:
- a CDS encoding IS1634 family transposase → MFLRRYSRTKDGKKHVYFALVESVRTDLGPRQNIVAHLGELNHDSERRWQRTVTFYNRQGDAKQLRLFPEDDSIPVLADPDIVRIRLGSVSWNNGRRFGDIWLARWLWQYVGLDVIVARHLPQGKETVPPADVVAIEVINRLCQPCSEFALAEHWYASTGLEDLLGVPDSEVTKDRLYRTLDRLRRAQEPIENDLKDSFGTLFQLDYELLLYDLTSSYFEGLAEENDLAARGYSRDHRSDCPQVVLALVVTREGFPLAHYTLPGNSQDVQTVEKIVKAIEQRFGKSQRVWVMDRGMISQETLAFLGKSGRRYLLATKRSALAAFQQELRSSGWQRLPDREVDVKLLKRRRVHYLLARSEPRRQKERAMRRRQRRGLARDLKKLQSRVAKGRLKKRDKIAEAIGKLKERYPKARGFVEISISDNGQSVTSKWKVAKFKAALARDGAYLLRSNQAGWTAQEFWETYIQLTVVERAFRILKSDLLLRPIWHHYSGRTEAHIFICVLAYALWKTLDHLVKRAGLQTLINKPDLDRDPVAAPQPRPMTPEAVLRELSKIQIGDIELETVTGQKLMLRRVARPTREQKRILAALNLELPERLSSDRLL